The Elaeis guineensis isolate ETL-2024a chromosome 3, EG11, whole genome shotgun sequence region CAACCGAGGTGCAGTGGCATGCAAAGTCTCGGGTAAATGCTGGTGCGAACTTCTATATCGTGGGTAGAGACCCAGCTGGCATGAAGCACCCCAAAGAAGACAGGGACCTTTATGATCCTGATCATGGAAAGAAAGTTCTGAGTATGGCTCCAGGACTTGAGAAGCTTAACATCCTACCGTTCAAGGTATGCTGGCCGACCCTTTGAAAATTTTCAAGCCTAATGAAGACTAGAAATTCAGATGTGCTTAGCATCTGGCACATGCGTTTGCATGTGATGTTTTGCTTCGCGTGTATGAAAAATTAGAATTGGACGTGGGAAGGTGGCATACCTCAGTGGTTtatatgcaattttttttttttcagctggGTACACATCCAATTCTGTTTCTCAAGGGCGGTTAGGGGATGGGTGTGGGGGTGGAGAGGGTGTAGTTCATATGGTAgtatattaataaaattggaGTCCTGATTTTCTCAAGTTTGCAAATTTGCAAATCGTCCTATCCGATTCTCGATTTCTGATGAAACTTGTTAGCTATTACAAGTTACCAACATCCTCTTATATTGTTTTCTTTTCCCATAACTTTTTTAGGTAGCATGGTTTAAGCCAATGGCATAATTTAGCTGCTATCCCATTATAACATCGGTTCTATTATGGTAATATCAGCTGCCATATTCCATTTTCATTGTTTGTCttgctaaaatattttttttttgaatcaataattcaaataataatattttaatctacAGTAACATCATGAAATGGCACTTTATCTCACCATCATTATCCATTACTTCCTGTTATAATGGCTAATAACAACCATTATAACAGCCATTACTTTGTTCTCCAAAAAATCCTGTCCAGGGCCGAGCTGGGTTGATCATGGTCATTGTTTACCTTATAATGATACCTAACGATTTTAAATGAGCTTTACCATTATGGGACATCAGCATTACTGAAATCTCGTCAAGTATATACGAGTTTCCATTTTGATTGACTTATCTGTCAGAAGCATTCATAACCTCAGCTTATACTTTACGTTCTCTGCTGTAACATTATATTTCATATATTGGGGCTCGGCGtggtttattattatttatttttggatgaGTAGGTTGCTGCATATGACATAAAGAAGCAGAAAATGGATTTCTTTGATCCTTCTAGGCCTAAAGATTTTCTATTCATCTCTGGCACGAAGGTAACTTAGTTTACTATTCACATGTGATAAATCACAGTTTGTTTGAAGTGATACTGAAACAATTTGTTTGGGACATACAGATGCGATTTCTTGCACAAAACAGAGAGGATCCACCAGATGGCTTCATGTGTCCTGGTGGATGGAAAGTATTGGTGGAATACTACGAAACACGCTGGAAGCTCTATCAAATTGAACCGTCTAACACTTTCCTGGAACAATTAATTCTATGATATTGTGAACAGTATTTTCAATCCGTGTGCAGCAAGCTCCATGTGGTGTGAACAATACGTTTGATCTGTGTGAAACAAATTCCATATACATTGCTTGTTTTAGACCAAGTTGGTTTGGTTAGATTTGTACGGAAACTAAATTATTTGTGAGATATATGTGTTTATAATTGCTTGCGTCAAAATGTTAATTGTGATGAGAAAGAAACAGATGACAGGAGTATCATAATGAATAAAGTGGTGGAACTTATTATTTTTACAAGAGTAGaacattttatgatcataaaagaTGTCCTGGATAAGAGCAACCAGAGATCATGCCTTCATGTGGCCTTTGTAGGCTCTCGTGGTATGGATTGTTTTATGGCTTTAAAGGTTAACGGATCTGACAACTATACATCTCTAGCAGGAAGAAAGGAGGTGCCCGTCGGTGACATGCTCGTTATATGCATTTAACAATATCGTAATCCCGACAACACAAAGGATTAGGGCATAAAACTCAATATCAAAGACTGGAAATGAAGGGATCAGCCATGTCAAACACTTAACAAAACACCTAAGATTAGGATACTTGGGAGATTTATTACCACAGTTTCATAGGTATTAAAAAAGTGTTACCATGAATTAGGATTGTCGCTATTGAGAGTATGGTAGAGTTTGCACAGGTATGGTAGAGTTCCCGGTTCTACAAATGCATTCGTTTATGCAAAGTTCCTTCTTGATATGAGCCATTATTTGAAGCAAATAAAGGATTTTTATATAATTTGTGATTTTAGAGAACAAGCGTGTTTCGATTTGGTATGCTTCTTCAAACAAGCTGTCATGACTTTAAAACTGACACTTTCAACCTCCCAAATAACATTGGTTACTTTCTTGATCTAACCATCTTGATGTTCTACTAAGGTCCATATATGAGATTTCTTTGTAAGGGTTTTAATATGCCGAATTCAACTGGTCGGTATGGTTTCAATTTTGGATCCAACCGACTCCATCAGGCTTTAATTTTGCGTGGTGTTTCTATTCAAGTAATCCGGACAGTGCTGGTTCTGAGGCTGCGGAATGGTTTACAGAGATATCCTCATCTATGAATCACTTAATGGCTGATGCAGAGGGACTTTGTTTGATAGACTTTAATAGCTCAGCCACTGCCATtaccaaaaggaaaaaaaggtTAAATCTCATGGCAGACCTAATGAGAATCAATTCCCCTACATTCATGGTCCATACGGTTCCACCAATTCTTTTCCTTTGTCTTTGACATTTTAATATGCGCGATAGAAACAAAATATATAGTGGAAACATTTCCTTTGGGGAATAACACAAGAAACCCACATGACCCCATTGGTGACCCAACACAGCGAGACATCTTCATGCATGCTTGAGATCTTTTCTTTTTTACCATTCCGATAAAAGAGTGCATGCATGAGATCACCTCCTTCTCTTCTCCCCTCTATTCTTAGTTTACATTACCTCTTAATCCCACATCCACCATGTTTCACTTTATGTAGCGAAATATATATGGAACATTCCCTCTCCACATTGGACAACCAACAAAAAAGCCTTCCTTTTTAGCTTAATAGAGGGGAACTGGGGAGTGAGCTTTGAAAAGTGCAGCAATAGGATCGCAGTTTCAACATATAGAAATAGTTGTGTACTATGTACTTCGACTTTTCACCTCACTCCTATATATATTAGAAGGGGCCCTCCCTCTGAGCTCACACCAAGAGAGAATAGGCTCTCCCCCACACTGTTTTTGACCTTTTGGACTTTGCTCCACTGTAGTTTAcgtaagagagagaaagagagatataTAAGAAGAAAGGTACAACAGTCTTAGGTGCTCATAGGTCAAGTCATTTTGTTTGGCTTCTCTACTCGGGAGGGTTAAAAAACTCACAGAGCCTGGAACGCAACTCCTCCATTACGACAAGGGAGATGGCGTAAGGGAGGGAcgcagacagagagagagagagagagagtgagagagtgaGTTTTACAATAAAGTTTGGATATGTAGGTTTTGTTCACTCTCACTCTGTTATTTCTTCTTTTCTGAACATGAAGAGCAAAAGGAGAGAACGGATCGAAGAAGGCCCCTCGTTTTAACTGTAATGCATGttccacacacacacatagagagagagagagagagagagagagagagagagtcagagagggggggggggggtgaggtCTTGGATGTTTATAGGGTTTTAGTACTCCATTAGAGCCTACGTTACAAGAGTATTAAGTTTAGCTTCTTCAGCATCCTAAAGAGGGAAAGGCTTGCACTGAAAACAAACAGTAGAGTAAAAAGTTTTGACTGCTTCCTGCTGACTCCACAAGAACAAGTAGAGATGAGTGAGGGGatcccaccaccaccaccacctcccGCTGCCATTGCTGATGCTCCAAGTACCCCAAGTCCCCCATCCCAAGGGTCGTCATGGCTCCCGGTCCCATTATAGTTGGTGCAGGCCCCTCGGGCCTCGCCGTGGCCGCCTCCCTCCGCCGCTTGTCGGTCCCCTCCGTCATCCTCGAGAGGTCGGACGGCATTGCTGAACTCTGGCGCCACCGCACCTACGACCGCCTCTCCCTCCACCTCCCCAAGGCCTTCTGCCAGCTTCCCCACCTCCCATTCCCTTCTCACCTCCCCACTTACCCCTCCAAGGCCGACTTCCTCTGCTACCTCCACTCCTACGCCCACCACTTCTCACTCCaccccttctttggttgcaccgTCGTCGCCGCCCACTTCGACCCCACCGAGTCCCTCTGGCGAGTCACCACCGTCTCCGACCTTTCTCTCCAATCGAACCCACCATCACAGTGGACGTGGAGTGACTCTCTCTCTGAGTCAAGCCACTCGACATCGGAGATGGGAGGCTTGGAGGTGGTGGAGTACGTTTCCCCATGGCTGGTGGTGGCCTCCGGTGAGAATGCGGAGCCCGTGGTGCCCGAGTTGAATGGAAGAGAGGAGTTCAAGGGGAGTATGTTGCACTCCAGCAAGTATAGGAGTGGGAAGGAGTACAAGGGAAAGAGAGTGTTGGTTGTGGGATGTGGGAATTCTGGGATGGAGATGTGCTTGGATTTGTGTGAATGTGGTGCCGTGCCCTTCATGTCAGTGAGGAGTGGGGTAATTTCTCCTTCAATTATTCCTCTGCTCATTTGGTTTTCATCCCCTCACTCTTCTGAGctttgaaccaaattaatttgttTCTTGTAAAGCTGTATAATGTGTGTGTgtagttttctttttggcatatgGGTCTTTTCATTGAATCAAATAAAGTTTTTTGAAATGCTACGTATGGCTATTTTTGAACATTTTGCTTTTTCTTAAGTTTGTTAATGGAGTCCTCCAttccaattggatttgattatcTTGATTTGGTCTTTGATGTTTTCTACATTATTCGATGCTATTGAGAACAGGTTCATGTACTGCCAAGGGAGATGTTTGGGACATCTACATTCGGGTTGGCAATGAAGCTGCTGAAATGGTTGCCAGTGAGGTTGGTTGATAGGTTTTTATTAATGGTGGCCAGGATGGTGATTGGTAACACTGAGAAGTATGGGCTAAAAAGGCCAGAGGTGGGACCTGTAGAGCTCAAGAATGCAACTGGCAAGACCCCTGTCTTGGATGTGGGAGCCCTGTCCCAGATCAAAAAAGGAAGGATCCAGGTAGTTTCTTTTCCTTTAATGCATTTTatgtagtttttctttttttttaaaaaataagctaAGCAATTACTGTGTAATCTCTAATGATTCTTAAAGCCTTCCATGCATTTTATTATGTCACATTTGTTTTTTTTTGGTgaccttttttcttttattttgattaatGGGATCTCTTTCACAAAGCATGCCCAAGTCCCAATTTTAATGTCCCAAAAAGGCTGCCAAATGCCTTTTACCTCCACCTCACTTaacattttttttatgtttacttCTTTTTTAGTACTACCTCTTCAACTGTTTCTGTGCCAttcacatataaaaaaataatgcaTCTGTGTATTTACCCATTTTTGTGatatatgtgaaaaaaatatagTTTCTTCCAAACTCATTATTCTCCAGTCCTTTCTTTGTAAACTTTTCATCTGATCTTTTTCTCTGTTGTCTAATTAGAAAACAGAATAAAATGTACGACATATTTaattctctctgtctctctctctaagCCAAGTTTTTTTACCATCTCTTGGAGATACTTAATTTTGTCATGA contains the following coding sequences:
- the LOC105036962 gene encoding indole-3-pyruvate monooxygenase YUCCA8-like; this encodes MAPGPIIVGAGPSGLAVAASLRRLSVPSVILERSDGIAELWRHRTYDRLSLHLPKAFCQLPHLPFPSHLPTYPSKADFLCYLHSYAHHFSLHPFFGCTVVAAHFDPTESLWRVTTVSDLSLQSNPPSQWTWSDSLSESSHSTSEMGGLEVVEYVSPWLVVASGENAEPVVPELNGREEFKGSMLHSSKYRSGKEYKGKRVLVVGCGNSGMEMCLDLCECGAVPFMSVRSGVHVLPREMFGTSTFGLAMKLLKWLPVRLVDRFLLMVARMVIGNTEKYGLKRPEVGPVELKNATGKTPVLDVGALSQIKKGRIQIVPEVESLTSNGAKFVDERELEFDSVVFATGYKSNVPTWLKDTDFFSEDGKPKTPFPHGWKGDDGLYSVGFTGRGLLGASADAIKTALDIAESWKNYPESKHFILQTHPQGQANNVE